In a genomic window of Rhopalosiphum maidis isolate BTI-1 chromosome 4, ASM367621v3, whole genome shotgun sequence:
- the LOC113552953 gene encoding maltase 2-like isoform X1 → MRRECMVLLILNLAEYLANSKNIPVTDDKTDLDWWQTAVFYQIYPRSFKDSNGDGIGDLKGIEEKAEHFKDIGVDCVWLSPIFKSPMADFGYDISDYNAIDSVYGTMDDFVSLQKKLKSLGIKIIMDFVPNHSSDEHEWFKKSVEKIYPYTDYYVWRDAKCDENNLRIPPNNWQSLFSNSAWTWNEQRGQYYLHQFDPKQPDLNYRNKELVTEMKNNLRFWLDLGVDGYRVDAVPFLFEDSQFLDEPKKPEELAKKEKNTYDRYYHDYTMDLPETYDMISQFRDVFEEYKLKDGKTRVMITEAYTTIENTIRYYGNKTNLGAHMPFNFGLIERLNDSSNAAKFNDAVNSWLDIMPDGKCANWVIGNHDQPRVATRFGSEMVDAMNMLNMLLPGVAFTYMGEEIGMSDTAVRWDQTVDPRGLNAGPDGFRILSRDPARSPYQWNATAHAGFTAASSKPWLPVNPNYWKLNLDAQRKQHCSHYTVYKRLARLRKTRTVQRGSFEGRALSEWVYAFTRSLPSEETYLVVINVGSEEERVNLMSSWPTAAKDETWVVHTPSVNSQFSIGHSLKTSEFTMRPKSAMVLCNKRHSLVLSSSSSSTSSLSSSSLMYPIAMFVVALSYSYILVK, encoded by the exons ATGCGTCGTGAGTG catggttttgttaatattaaatttggctGAATATTTAGCCAACTCAAAGAATATTCCAGTCACAGATGATAAAACAGACTTAGATTGGTGGCAAACAGCGGTTTTCTACCAAATCTATCCAAGATCATTTAAGGATAGCAATGGTGACGGTATAGGAGATCTTAAag gaATTGAGGAGAAAGCGGAACACTTTAAAGACATAGGAGTGGACTGTGTTTGGTTATCTCCCATTTTTAAGTCACCTATGGCAGACTTTGGTTACGACATTTCGGATTACAATGCTATTGATTCCGTGTATGGCACAATGGATGACTTTGTTTCGTTgcagaaaaaattgaaatcattaG gcattaaaattataatggacTTCGTACCTAATCATTCAAGTGATGAACACGAATGGTTTAAAAAGTCTGTAGAAAAAATTTATCCATACACAGATTATTATGTTTGGAGAGATGCTAAATGCGATGAAAATAACTTGAGAATACCACCAAATAATTGG caAAGTTTATTTAGTAATTCAGCATGGACTTGGAATGAACAACGTGGGCAGTATTATTTACATCAATTTGATCCTAAACAGCCAGATTTAAATTACAGAAATAAAGAATTGGTTACAGAAATGAAA AATAATTTGAGGTTCTGGTTAGATCTTGGTGTAGATGGGTACAGAGTAGACGCCGTACCgtttttatttgaggattCGCAATTTTTAGATGAGCCCAAAAAACCAGAAGAGCTCGCTAAAAAGGAGAAAAATACTTATGATCGATATTATCATGATTACACAATGGATTTACCTGAAACGTATGATATGATCAGTCAATTTAGAGACGTTTTTGAAGAATATAAACTGAAAGATGGAAAAACCAG AGTTATGATTACTGAAGCGTACACTACCATTGAAAACACTATAcgatattatggtaataaGACTAATTTGGGAGCACATATGCCATTTAACTTTGGATTGATTGAACGATTAAATGATTCTTCAAATGCCGCTAAATTCAACGATGCGGTGAATAGTTGGTTGGATATCATGCCCGATGGAAAATGTGCGAACTGGGTA ATCGGCAATCACGATCAACCGCGCGTGGCCACGCGGTTCGGCAGCGAAATGGTGGACGCCATGAACATGTTGAACATGTTGTTGCCCGGTGTCGCGTTCACGTACATGGGCGAGGAGATCGGCATGTCGGACACGGCCGTCCGCTGGGACCAGACAGTGGACCCGAGGGGCCTGAACGCGGGGCCCGACGGTTTCCGGATATTGAGCAGGGACCCGGCCAGGTCGCCGTACCAGTGGAACGCCACGGCCCACGCCGGGTTCACGGCGGCTTCGTCGAAACCGTGGCTTCCGGTGAATCCCAACTACTGGAAGCTGAACCTGGACGCGCAACGGAAACAGCACTGCAGCCACTACACCGTGTACAAGCGGCTGGCTAGGCTCCGGAAGACCCGGACGGTGCAGCGCGGTTCGTTCGAAGGCAGAGCGCTGTCCGAGTGGGTGTACGCGTTCACCAG GTCACTGCCGTCAGAAGAAACTTATCTGGTGGTGATAAACGTGGGATCAGAGGAAGAACGTGTCAACTTGATGAGCAGTTGGCCAACTGCAGCCAAAGACGAAACGTGGGTGGTACACACGCCAAGCGTTAATTCACAATTCTCAATTGG acATTCATTGAAGACAAGTGAATTTACGATGAGACCTAAATCGGCCATGGTTTTGTGTAACAAAAGACATTCATTGGTTTTGTCGTCATCTTCATCATCAACCTCTTCGTTATCCTCGTCTTCGCTGATGTATCCAATAGCAATGTTCGTAGTCGCCTTGAGTTACAGTTATATATTAGTCAAGTAG
- the LOC113552953 gene encoding maltase 2-like isoform X2, producing MVLLILNLAEYLANSKNIPVTDDKTDLDWWQTAVFYQIYPRSFKDSNGDGIGDLKGIEEKAEHFKDIGVDCVWLSPIFKSPMADFGYDISDYNAIDSVYGTMDDFVSLQKKLKSLGIKIIMDFVPNHSSDEHEWFKKSVEKIYPYTDYYVWRDAKCDENNLRIPPNNWQSLFSNSAWTWNEQRGQYYLHQFDPKQPDLNYRNKELVTEMKNNLRFWLDLGVDGYRVDAVPFLFEDSQFLDEPKKPEELAKKEKNTYDRYYHDYTMDLPETYDMISQFRDVFEEYKLKDGKTRVMITEAYTTIENTIRYYGNKTNLGAHMPFNFGLIERLNDSSNAAKFNDAVNSWLDIMPDGKCANWVIGNHDQPRVATRFGSEMVDAMNMLNMLLPGVAFTYMGEEIGMSDTAVRWDQTVDPRGLNAGPDGFRILSRDPARSPYQWNATAHAGFTAASSKPWLPVNPNYWKLNLDAQRKQHCSHYTVYKRLARLRKTRTVQRGSFEGRALSEWVYAFTRSLPSEETYLVVINVGSEEERVNLMSSWPTAAKDETWVVHTPSVNSQFSIGHSLKTSEFTMRPKSAMVLCNKRHSLVLSSSSSSTSSLSSSSLMYPIAMFVVALSYSYILVK from the exons atggttttgttaatattaaatttggctGAATATTTAGCCAACTCAAAGAATATTCCAGTCACAGATGATAAAACAGACTTAGATTGGTGGCAAACAGCGGTTTTCTACCAAATCTATCCAAGATCATTTAAGGATAGCAATGGTGACGGTATAGGAGATCTTAAag gaATTGAGGAGAAAGCGGAACACTTTAAAGACATAGGAGTGGACTGTGTTTGGTTATCTCCCATTTTTAAGTCACCTATGGCAGACTTTGGTTACGACATTTCGGATTACAATGCTATTGATTCCGTGTATGGCACAATGGATGACTTTGTTTCGTTgcagaaaaaattgaaatcattaG gcattaaaattataatggacTTCGTACCTAATCATTCAAGTGATGAACACGAATGGTTTAAAAAGTCTGTAGAAAAAATTTATCCATACACAGATTATTATGTTTGGAGAGATGCTAAATGCGATGAAAATAACTTGAGAATACCACCAAATAATTGG caAAGTTTATTTAGTAATTCAGCATGGACTTGGAATGAACAACGTGGGCAGTATTATTTACATCAATTTGATCCTAAACAGCCAGATTTAAATTACAGAAATAAAGAATTGGTTACAGAAATGAAA AATAATTTGAGGTTCTGGTTAGATCTTGGTGTAGATGGGTACAGAGTAGACGCCGTACCgtttttatttgaggattCGCAATTTTTAGATGAGCCCAAAAAACCAGAAGAGCTCGCTAAAAAGGAGAAAAATACTTATGATCGATATTATCATGATTACACAATGGATTTACCTGAAACGTATGATATGATCAGTCAATTTAGAGACGTTTTTGAAGAATATAAACTGAAAGATGGAAAAACCAG AGTTATGATTACTGAAGCGTACACTACCATTGAAAACACTATAcgatattatggtaataaGACTAATTTGGGAGCACATATGCCATTTAACTTTGGATTGATTGAACGATTAAATGATTCTTCAAATGCCGCTAAATTCAACGATGCGGTGAATAGTTGGTTGGATATCATGCCCGATGGAAAATGTGCGAACTGGGTA ATCGGCAATCACGATCAACCGCGCGTGGCCACGCGGTTCGGCAGCGAAATGGTGGACGCCATGAACATGTTGAACATGTTGTTGCCCGGTGTCGCGTTCACGTACATGGGCGAGGAGATCGGCATGTCGGACACGGCCGTCCGCTGGGACCAGACAGTGGACCCGAGGGGCCTGAACGCGGGGCCCGACGGTTTCCGGATATTGAGCAGGGACCCGGCCAGGTCGCCGTACCAGTGGAACGCCACGGCCCACGCCGGGTTCACGGCGGCTTCGTCGAAACCGTGGCTTCCGGTGAATCCCAACTACTGGAAGCTGAACCTGGACGCGCAACGGAAACAGCACTGCAGCCACTACACCGTGTACAAGCGGCTGGCTAGGCTCCGGAAGACCCGGACGGTGCAGCGCGGTTCGTTCGAAGGCAGAGCGCTGTCCGAGTGGGTGTACGCGTTCACCAG GTCACTGCCGTCAGAAGAAACTTATCTGGTGGTGATAAACGTGGGATCAGAGGAAGAACGTGTCAACTTGATGAGCAGTTGGCCAACTGCAGCCAAAGACGAAACGTGGGTGGTACACACGCCAAGCGTTAATTCACAATTCTCAATTGG acATTCATTGAAGACAAGTGAATTTACGATGAGACCTAAATCGGCCATGGTTTTGTGTAACAAAAGACATTCATTGGTTTTGTCGTCATCTTCATCATCAACCTCTTCGTTATCCTCGTCTTCGCTGATGTATCCAATAGCAATGTTCGTAGTCGCCTTGAGTTACAGTTATATATTAGTCAAGTAG